The genomic stretch CCATCTCTGAAAACATGAAAATTAGACATGAATATGGAAGTTTTATAGAAGCTACACATGACAAACTTGAAAGGAGTGATTCTCCAAATAATTTTATAAGTTCATTTATTCACTCTACACAAAAAACTATGTTCATTCAGGCCCACACTCCAGTACTTCGCAAACAATTTAAACTAAATACCGAGCATAGTTTTCCACAGGAAATAAATGGGTATACAATAGTCGAATTCAGCAATTTTGTCTTAGTTATAACTCTTTCATTGGATAAAAAATTATATCTTGAAATAGTTTCAAACATGCTTGGAGAAGAAGTTATAGAAATAAACGATGAAAACAAAGATGCTGTTGCTGAGCTTATGAATATTATTTTGGGAAATACAAGAGGTCTACTTGGAGACGACCATGGACTCAATGTATCAATACCGGTTGCAAATTTAGGTCTGCGTTGGCCTCTGATTCACTATACTTTTCAAGATAAAGAACTCAATCTTCTCAGTGGTGGAGAAGTATACTCTTTACCTTTCGCTTCAAAAAACGGAGACTTTGAGATCAATTTTTGGGTTTCAGAAAACGACCGTGTTCATCTCTTTAATCTCATTAAGAAAATTTAGATTTTTTTATTTTATAATCTCTCTATTAAATAGTTTGACATATCAAACTATTTAATAGAGAACACCGGAATACTTAAAAAGCTAGAAGAGATGATCAGAAATATTGTTTGTACATTTTACTTAATTATTTTAACTGTATCATTACAGGCGCACGATATACCTGAAAACCATATCGAATTGCTTGAAAAAATACAACAATATATCGGTGATATTCATGAATATGGACCAAGTGCCACCATTCAGACTCCAAGTATAAGATTAGTTAAGTTTGAAAATGACACTTTGGCCATACCTGAATCATCCTTAGCACATATCATTTCAATTATGTTTGATGACTATATCCAAAAAGCTGAGAGTCATTGTCATTGCCATCACCACCATTTAAAAGAAAATAAAGAAATATACGTAAATAAAATATTTAAAAACATAGTTAATTATTCTGTATTTGTTGTAAAAAACAGCTGGCGAGTTATTCCTGGTGCTTTTAATTTAGTTGAAGACATTATATTAACCGAGTCTGTAGGCATTAGAAGATTCAAGTGGATTTATCTAATGGTATCGGCCATAGGCGAAACCATTGACTGGTTAGTCATTCACCCTTTTATTCCCTTCCCAACTCCTATTTGTAAGGCCATTACTGTAGCGGCCAGAATGGCAGGTAAAAGAAACAAAGAATTTATTGGAACGTTTATGAACTATGCTGGTGGTAACGCAACATTAGTAGATTTACTGAAAGTTCACATTGCAAGACAAGAATATCGGAAACACTACCGAGAACTGGCCTACGGAGTAATTCTCAAAGATCGTTTTTATGGCCTTAAAGGCCAACCACGAAGTGAAAAATCCAGATTGCAGTTCAGAGCATTGGCCCATAACTTAGGCGTCAAATTAGGTATAAATCATGATCACCTGATTGCATTTCCTTCCCACCACTATCAATCCTTTAAAAAATGGTGGAAAAATTTAAAAACTTATAATTATGCAAGATACCATTTCCCAAACAATGGTCTTGAAGTCTCATCTAAACCAATCTCTCCTTTCAGTGATATTGATCTCATTTTAAAAACCAAAGATTCAAATAAAAGACATCTCATTATTGATAGACATATTGAGGCCCTCAATCTTATTTTTGATATGATACAAGAAACAATACGTGATCAATATAAAAATAAAAAAATGCTCAGTTTTTCAAAAACTATCAAAATCCTCAACTCCCTTGGAGGTCTAGGAAATGCTATTGATGCCTACAAAATGAACCTCATTTCATACAGTGAGTTAACTCTAAAAATGGGAAAAACTCCAAATATTAGTGCTGAAAATTTTAAAAATCATTTAAAACTCATTTTAAGCGATGCCAAACTCTTTACTGACTATATAAAACTTGAAAGTGCCAATAAAACTGGCCAATCTAAATTGTTAAAAAAACTCATAGACATGAATGTCAACGATCTAGTCACAGAGATAAAAAGTCACTCCAAGTACCAGTATTGTAAGATAAATGCCCTTCTCTAAATCGACCAAAATTTCAACATTTAGATTGAGCAAAAAAATCTTTGAAAATTGACTTTTGTCAAAAAAAATTCCTCCTATACTAAAAAATAAGTTGAAGTTGCCCACCTTTTACATGTAAATTGAGGGCCCTACCAAAGGATTAAAAATATGGATATAAAACCTCTAAATTCTTACATTCAAAATCTAACTAAACCACTTGTTATTGCCGGGCCATGTAGTGCAGAGTCTGAAGAACAGGTTATGGCCGTTGCTCGAGAGGTAAAGAATATTGAACAAGTAAAAATATTTAGGGCCGGGATCTGGAAACCTAGAACAAGACCTGGAACATTTGAAGGCGTTGGAAGCTTAGGACTACCTTGGCTCAAAAAAGTAAAACATGAAACGGGACTCCTCGTCTCTACTGAAGTCGCAAACGCATGGCATGTGGAAGAGGCCCTCAAACACGATATTGATATTCTCTGGATCGGTGCAAGAACTACAGCTTCTCCATTTGCCATTCAAGAAATTGCTGATGCAGTTAAAGGAACAAATATTCCAGTTTTTGTAAAAAATCCTATCAACGTTGATCTGGCCCTTTGGATTGGGGCCCTTGAGAGACTCTATAATTGTGGTATTACTAAAATGGCCGCAATACACAGAGGCTTTTCAGCTCCAGATAAAACTAAATACAGAAACATGCCTCTTTGGAGAATTCCAATTGAGTTGAAAAGAAGACACCCAAATATTCCTATCATCTGTGATCCAAGCCATATCGCAGGAAATAGATCACTCGTTCCAGTTGTTTGCCAAAAGGCCATGGATGTCAACCAAGATGGACTAATGATAGAAACACATTGTGATCCTAACAATGCCATGAGCGATGCTGCTCAGCAAATTACTCCTTCTTCACTTCGTGAACTCCTAGGAGGATTAAGTCTTAAAACAGAACGTTCTGATGATAAAGACTTTGAACATCACCTAGAGGAATTGAGAGCTAAAATTGATAGAATAGATCACGATCTACTAGAAGTTCTTCAACAAAGAATGGAGGTTGTGGAAAAAATTGGTGAGGCCAAAGCAGAATGTAATATTACTGCTCTTCAACTAAGCCGAATGGATGAATTGCTAATTGATAGAATGAGACAAGGTGAATCTCTTGGTTTGAGTCCTGAGTATATCAAAGAACTATACAATGTGATCCATGAAGAATCTGTTCGAAAACAAACTCGAATTATGAGCAATAAAAAGAAATAAAAGTAAATCTATGTCCACAAAAAATGAAAATAATCTAAAAGGACTCTCTAAGAGAGTCCTTTCTATTTCACCATCTAAAAGTGTAGGTCTTGCTGGCATCGTTGCAGAACTCAGAAGAAATGGTGAACAAATAATTGGTCTCAATGTTGGTGAACCAGATATTCTACCACATAAAAGTGTATCTGAAGCTATAAAGAAGGCCATTGATGATGGCCAGGTTAGATATGGAGAGATTAAGGGACTACTTCAACTAAGAGA from Halobacteriovoraceae bacterium encodes the following:
- a CDS encoding chemotaxis protein CheX is translated as MNVAIRVKESFISDYYKIFNRGENTFISLYGVLPESVPSSFDNEIKHIIHNPVDVIVNCFFLEKMNTNWLSYLSTLQNILKDIGGELIFIHISEELKKSISENMKIRHEYGSFIEATHDKLERSDSPNNFISSFIHSTQKTMFIQAHTPVLRKQFKLNTEHSFPQEINGYTIVEFSNFVLVITLSLDKKLYLEIVSNMLGEEVIEINDENKDAVAELMNIILGNTRGLLGDDHGLNVSIPVANLGLRWPLIHYTFQDKELNLLSGGEVYSLPFASKNGDFEINFWVSENDRVHLFNLIKKI
- a CDS encoding bifunctional 3-deoxy-7-phosphoheptulonate synthase/chorismate mutase type II; the protein is MDIKPLNSYIQNLTKPLVIAGPCSAESEEQVMAVAREVKNIEQVKIFRAGIWKPRTRPGTFEGVGSLGLPWLKKVKHETGLLVSTEVANAWHVEEALKHDIDILWIGARTTASPFAIQEIADAVKGTNIPVFVKNPINVDLALWIGALERLYNCGITKMAAIHRGFSAPDKTKYRNMPLWRIPIELKRRHPNIPIICDPSHIAGNRSLVPVVCQKAMDVNQDGLMIETHCDPNNAMSDAAQQITPSSLRELLGGLSLKTERSDDKDFEHHLEELRAKIDRIDHDLLEVLQQRMEVVEKIGEAKAECNITALQLSRMDELLIDRMRQGESLGLSPEYIKELYNVIHEESVRKQTRIMSNKKK